In one window of Nicotiana tabacum cultivar K326 chromosome 12, ASM71507v2, whole genome shotgun sequence DNA:
- the LOC107819554 gene encoding proteasome subunit alpha type-1-A, whose translation MFRNQYDTDVTTWSPAGRLFQVEYAMEAVKQGSAAIGLRSKTHVILACVNKANSELSSHQKKIFKVDDHIGVAIAGLTADGRVLSRYMRNECINYSYAYESPLPVGRLVVQLADKAQVCTQRSWKRPYGVGLLVGGLDESGAHLYYNCPSGNYFEYQAFAIGSRSQAAKTYLERRFETFMDSSRESLLKDALFALRETLQGEKLTSSNCTVAVVGVGEAFHMLDKETIQALINEFEIAGEEAPVAAPDEAGSDEPAAAPEEGAPADQGAAPMDI comes from the exons ATGTTCAGAAACCAGTACGATACCGACGTGACGACATGGTCACCGGCGGGGAGGCTATTTCAGGTAGAGTACGCAATGGAGGCAGTGAAGCAAGGTTCAGCGGCAATAGGTTTGAGATCGAAGACGCACGTGATTCTCGCGTGCGTTAATAAGGCGAATTCCGAATTATCCTCTCACCAGAAGAAGATCTTCAAAGTTGATGACCACATCGGAGTTGCAATCGCCGGACTTACTGCCGACGGCCGTGTACTTTCTCGGTATATGCGTAATGAGTGCATTAATTATAGTTACGCTTATGAGTCGCCGTTGCCTGTAGGCCGTCTTGTTGTTCAGCTCGCTGATAAAGCTCAG GTCTGCACTCAAAGATCCTGGAAACGGCCTTATGGTGTTGGCCTGCTTGTTGGTGGGCTGGATGAGTCTGGTGCTCACCTTTACTACAATTGCCCTAGTGGTAACTACTTCGAGTATCAAGCTTTTGCCATTGGATCTCGTTCACAAGCTGCCAAAACGTACTTGGAACGTAGGTTTGAGACTTTCATGGATTCTTCACGGGAAAGCCTGCTTAAGGATGCGCTCTTTGCACTGAGAGAAACTTTGCAAGGAGAAAAACTAACAAGCTCCAATTGCACGGTCGCAGTGGTAGGAGTAGGAGAGGCTTTCCATATGTTGGACAAGGAAACTATACAAGCATTGATCAATGAATTTGAGATAGCTGGTGAAGAAGCTCCTGTTGCAGCCCCAGATGAAGCTGGGAGTGATGAACCAGCAGCAGCACCCGAAGAGGGTGCCCCTGCTGATCAAGGAGCTGCCCCAATGGATATTTGA
- the LOC107819555 gene encoding uncharacterized protein LOC107819555 produces the protein MGIEIRPANSDSEIGSAPVVVGLQPFALVDHIAKVDWSLLSQIPGERGGSFPVAVEELKHILNELNAHILPSTDDESPLKTIAGGSVANTIRGLAAGFGISCGIIGACGDDEEGKLFMSNMGFYKVDISRLRLKNGTTAQCVCLVDEIGNRTMRPCLSSSVKVQADELKREDFKGSKWLVLRYAILNIEVIKAAIKIAKEEGLFVSLDLASFEMVRKFKLPLIELLESGNIDLCFANEDEATELLRGEDNADPEAALEFLAKHCKWAVVTLAQNGCMAKHGKELVRVPAIGETKVTDATGAGDLFASGFLYGLVRALPLEECCRVGSCCGGSVIRSLGGEVTPENWQWMYKQMQTKGISIPEPSKCLL, from the exons ATGGGAATTGAAATTCGTCCCGCCAACAGTGATAGTGAAATTGGTAGTGCACCGGTTGTAGTTGGACTCCAACCTTTTGCGCTAGTTGACCATATAGCTAAGGTTGATTGGTCTCTTCTCTCCCAAATTCCCGGCGAACGTGGTGGTTCCTTCCCT GTTGCAGTTGAGGAGTTGAAGCATATACTCAACGAGCTTAATGCCCATATCCTTCCTTCTACTGACGATGAATCTCCATTGAAGACCATAGCTGGGGGCAGTGTTGCAAATACAATTAGAGGGTTGGCTGCTGGCTTTGGGATTAGTTGTGGGATCATTGGGGCTTGTGGTGATGATGAAGAAGGTAAATTATTCATGAGCAACATGGGCTTTTACAAAGTGGATATCTCAAGATTGAGATTAAAGAATGGAACAACAGCGCAG TGTGTTTGTCTTGTTGATGAAATTGGCAATCGTACAATGCGTCCCTGTCTGTCTAGCTCTGTGAAAGTTCAG GCAGATGAACTGAAAAGAGAAGACTTCAAAGGTTCCAAG TGGTTGGTGCTGAGATATGCCATACTGAATATAGAAGTTATTAAGGCAGCCATCAAAATCGCAAAGGAAGAAGGCCTTTTTGTTTCGCTAGATCTAGCCAGCTTTGAG ATGGTGAGGAAGTTTAAATTACCTCTAATTGAATTACTGGAGTCAGGAAACATAGACCTTTGCTTTGCAAATGAGGATGAAGCAACTGAGCTGCTAAG AGGTGAAGACAATGCAGATCCTGAGGCAGCACTTGAATTTCTGGCTAAACATTGCAAGTGGGCTGTTGTAACCTTAGCACAAAATGGGTGCATGGCAAAACATGGGAAAGAG TTAGTCCGTGTTCCAGCAATTGGCGAGACAAAAGTAACAGATGCTACAGGTGCAGGAGATCTCTTTGCAAGTGGGTTTTTGTATGGATTGGTACGAGCGCTACCACTGGAGGAATGTTGCCGGGTTGGTTCTTGCTGCGGTGGGTCTGTGATTCGATCTCTTGGGGGTGAGGTAACACCTGAAAACTGGCAATGGATGTACAAACAAATGCAGACTAAAGGAATCTCCATTCCAGAGCCAAGCAAATGCCTGTTGTGA
- the LOC107819556 gene encoding gamma carbonic anhydrase 1, mitochondrial-like produces MGTLGKAIYSLGAIVRATGQALDRIGNRLQGSSYLEEHLSRHRTLMNIFDKAPVVDKDVFVAPGASVIGDVHVGRNSSIWYGCVLRGDVNSISVGSGTNIQDNSLVHVAKSNISQKVLPTIIGNNVTVGHIAVVHGCTIEDEAFIGMGATLLDGVHVEKHAMVAAGALVRQNTRIPSGEVWAGNPAKFLRKLTDEEIAFIAQSATNYCNLARVHAAENSKSFDEIEFEKMLRKKYAKRDEEYDSMIGVVRETPPELVLPDNILPEKAAKSIIQ; encoded by the exons ATGGGAACCCTTGGGAAAGCAATTTACTCCCTGGGAGCCATCGTTCGAGCGACCGGCCAAGCCCTTGATCGCATCGGCAATCGACTTCAAGGCAGCTCCTACTTAGAAGAACACC TGTCTAGGCATCGGACTCTTATGAACATATTTGATAAAGCTCCGGTGGTGGATAAGGATGTATTTGTGGCTCCAGGTGCCTCGGTCATCGGAGACGTACACGTGGGGCGGAATTCATCTATTTGGTACGGATGCGTGCTAAGAG GTGACGTTAACAGCATCAGTGTTGGATCTGGTACCAATATACAAGACAACTCCCTTGTTCATGTGGCCAAATCAAATataagtcaaaaggtgctacCCACCATTATAGGGAACAATGTCACTGTTG GTCATATTGCTGTTGTACATGGCTGCACCATTGAGGATGAGGCCTTCATTGGAATGGGAGCCACACTGCTTGATGGTGTCCATGTAGAGAAACATGCCATGGTTGCTGCAGGAGCCCTTGTGAGACAGAACACAAGGATCCCCTCTGGAGAG GTATGGGCAGGCAATCCAGCTAAGTTTCTGAGGAAGCTAACTGATGAAGAGATAGCCTTTATTGCCCAGTCAGCAACCAATTACTGTAACCTCGCTCGTGTTCATGCAGCTGAGAATTCCAAGTCCTTTGACGAAATTGAATTTGAAAAGATGCTTCGTAAGAAGTATGCCAAACGTGATGAGGAATATGATTCTATGATTGGTGTTGTACGTGAAACACCTCCCGAGCTTGTACTTCCTGATAATATTCTCCCTGAAAAAGCtgcaaagagcatcatccaatga